DNA from Ziziphus jujuba cultivar Dongzao chromosome 2, ASM3175591v1:
ATTCTTGCCTCCCTCCCTTCACATGAATATGACATAAATCATTCTTATAGCCTTCATTTATTAGTTTGACCAAAACTTTCATTTATTATTGACAAGTGAAATTGGTTCAGTACTAATGCCTTTCACGCACACCGAATCATGGGTAGCTCCATATTAGTTTGTGTTTGGTAGTGAAGAAAAAAGAGCAAAGGTTGAAAATTGAGTAAGAGTAAGAGTCAAAGGCAAGGATTGGTAAACTCAAAACAGAACaagtagaaaaagaaagagagtttGAATCTTGCTTTGttcagttatttatttatttgtctaatTGCCTATACCAATTCTACCCCTAATCCCATCCACCTGAATGTGTACATAGAGGACATAAATATGAATGTCCAACCACTCTACTTCGCCTTGTAAGTCTATCTTAAATATAGAATATGAATGTTCAACCATCCCACTTCACGTTGTGAGCCTATCTTAAATATGGAATATACGAAGAAGCGTAAAGGGTGAAAAGAGTAAAGGACTATAGAGCAAGAGGAAGGAAGTCAACCCAAAAAACGATAAAAAAAgattatgttataattattttgattttttttttttttttttggttttttggaagATATATTTTGagctggtttcttcttcttcttcttctttttttaaagtataCTTTGAGTCTGTCTTTTGCATTGTTCGGGCTTTAGTTCCTTGAGCCTATCTTTGATAGGGAATATAGAGAAGTGCAAATggtgaaaagaataaaataaggaCTACAAAGTAGAGAGTGGGAGGGAAGGAAATGGACCCAAAAAattcagctaaaaaaaaaaaagaaaagaaaaagaaaaaaaattatgttattagaaataaatttgtttcgcagaaaatataaattcaaaagtattatgtaaaaaatgatcaaaaaaatATCGTGAGAAAAACGttattttggttcttttaaacaaaaacgttatttgatttttttttttttttggggaccatATATACtgatttttgtcaatttttttgtcCACTCCATGTAATTTAAACGACCTTATAAGAGTTGGAAAtcgatttaaaaatatattgattttttttattggatgatATATTATACTGGTTTctggtcaatttttttttttttttttttttttttgggtactccatgtaagtttttacttttttccgaCCTCATAAAAGACAAGACCgtgtaaacataattttttttaaaaaaaagtatctaataatttataatgaCCTTATAATAGGTTGGAAATTGctttagaaatataaaaataatcaaccaaagctatatatatttaaaaaagaaataaaagaaataaaaatacagtacaTCCACATTAGATAAAAGAGAAATAgaattatatatgttaaaaaaaagtgcatatatagacctcttttcttcttcttccttttttttttttgggggggggggggataaaTTGTATttagaattaaatttttttattaaaaaaaaaataagcggGCCTTGAAAACCATGCCACTCTTCAGCCCAAATCACTCTTCCAGGCCTAGCCCATGAAATCACCCAAAGTGAAGAAATCAGAACCCTCGATTCTTCAATCTTATTCTCTAATCCAAGTACCTATACATGGAACAAAAGTTTAGTAATagtcaaaaaagaaattgatcatTACCGGTTTCTTGTCATGGTCAATGCTAATTTCTCCCATTTCAGGATCCTTTTTGGTATATGAATAAGTTATAACTTAATTTTATGTTGAATTACAGATAGAAGCATAAAGAAGGCTAGAGATAGAGAAATGGTTCTTATAAAAGATCTTTGGATTATAAATTTTTGCAAGAATTGGTCCATTAGTTAATGGtaccataaacaattttaacgtccgtttttatataaaacaattttaacatCACATATTTGTATTGaacatattttattcataagCTACTTATTTTACATGTCTAATCTCTGAACAGGTTGCTCAATTGTCGGCGTGGAACTGCTATATATATTAGATGAAGTTGAAATTGAAAGTTGAAAATGGCAACAGAAGAGGAATATGAAGGTCAACTTATATGTCAATCATTCTCTAATTTATAGATTTCCTAAGCAATGTGTTGGCTGCCTGTGCATTTTCACCGCAAATCTCATCAAGTTGTTTCTATGAGTATCATATCTGCAgttaaaacaaatttaacaaGATCGAATTTAGTATAAGCTTATGATTTTATTTGTCAGATATATCATCTATGGCACTGCATGGCTATTGTGTATAATTAAGCATTGAAGATTTTGTGACCACTTGAATTTGCAGATGACTAGTACCAAATATTGTACTGCCTGCACCAAATGACAGGATTTACCTATCTAATTGACTAGTCTGGTGTATAGTTATTAATTGCTGGATCATGAGAAACAGAGGAGTAATTCAAAGATCCTAATCATGTCCAAAGGGTATGTGTGATGCTGTATGGCAACAAAATTAGATGTCACTGAATCATTTCTTTGTTTCTAAACAGGGGACTTTTGGCAACAGTACTGCAACAACTCACCTTCAGACTGCTGTGAGTTTCATCAAGATCTTAGAAAggctgactatatatatatatatatttatttatgtatatgaaATTGTGTATGTCATATTAAAACcttatttgttttcaaatgcCATTCATTTTATAGGTTTGGCTATACTTGTAAATTAATTCTACAGGCCTCACATGTTCCCTCGCCTTTGATCTATGCATATAATGAATGTTTGTTGAGCCAAGTTTTCGGTTCCCCTTATCCTCttcaattatttgtaattttcatatgaaaaaaaaggttgCATTTACTAATGAGAaagtgattttaaaaaataataaaaaaaaaaaaccaacaaacctAGACATATGGATTATGATAAAGGCTTGAGTGTGAATTAATATTCTTTTCTTGACATTTTAAAAAGTAAGATATAAGCAAGACCCCATTAAAGGTAGAATATTGGCCACCATGCAAAACTCGATGAATCTAGGGAAAGAAAcaaaggaagaattttaagattttattttgaatggatATTACTAAACTACGACCAAAATGCATAAATGCAAAGAATAAATACATTAGTGGTATCACAATTAATCCGTTTCTTTGCAAAGAATAAATACATTACTTGTATCACAATTAatccatttctttcttcttacATTGCTATAATGAAGCAAAATTCCATGTATATATTTGGCAAAGTAATCGAAGAAGCTTCATCTTCACCACCACATAACCTTTCTATTTCTAAACTTTGAACAATTATTTCAgctattttttttccaatctatCCAAACAAACCAATGGCAGAACCTATCCTCTCTATCATTGCTGAGGGAATCATCGGGTGGTTGAGTTCTAAAGCTGTGGAAGAGGTAGGATTGCTTTGGGGTGTAAACAACGAACTTGCAGGACTCCAAGAAACCATTATGACCATCAAAGCAGTACTTCTTGACACGGAGGAGAAGCAGGCCCATAACCATCAAGTTAGAACCTGGCTCGGGAGGCTTGAAGCTGTTGTTTCTGATGTTGATGACTTGAAGGACGAGTTCTCATACGAGGCTCATTGGCAAAAGGCAATGGCTGACGGTGAGGTGATGAAGAAGGTATGTACTTTCTTCTCAGCCTCAAACCAAGTTGTCTTTAGGCACAAGCTAGGTCACAAAATAAAAGCTATTAAGGAAAGACTGATTGCTATTAGAGATGATAAACCCTTTCATTTGGAAGAGAAAGTGGTCACTATAGAGAGAGAGCCTACTCACTCATATGTACCTGAAAATGAAGTTATTGGGAGGGATAAAGATagaatggaaattttgaaaattctatTGGATTCTAATGTTGATGAGAATGTATCAGTGATTTCCATAGTTGGTAGTGGAGGATTAGGAAAAACCACACTTACTCAATTGGTGTATAATGATGATAAGGTCAAAAGGCATTTTGATTTAAGAATGTGGGTGTATGTCTCTAATGATTTCAATGTGAAATCACTAGTTGAGAAAATCATTAAAGCTGCAACTAATAGGGGTCTAGAAAACTTAGAGATAGATCAATTACAGAAGCTGCTTCAGAAAGAAATAAGTGGAAAACGATATCTCCTTGTGCTAGATGATGTATGGATTGAAAATCATGAACCatggaaaaatttgaaaaatttattagcAAATTGTGCATCAgggagtaaaataataataaccactcGTAATATAAAGGTTGCTGAGAGTACAAGTAAAATGAAGCCATACATCTTAGGGAGATTCGATAAAGATGAATCATGGTCTCTGTTTAAAAAGGTGGCTTTTAAGCATGGACAAGAGCCCAACGATTCTACAATTGttgaaattggaaaaaagaTTGTTGAACATTGTGGAGGCAATCCACTGGCCATAAAAACTATAGGCCGAATGTTCTATTTTAAGAATCCAGAAAAGGAATGGTCTCCTTTCCTTGAATTGGAATTTTCAAAACTCCCTCAAAAAGAACATGACATCCTACCAACCTTAAAACTTAGCTATCATAATCTCCCATTGCATTTGAAGCATTGTTTTGCCATTTGTAAGCTCTTTCCTAAAGGTCATGAATTCAGTGTAGAGATCTTAACAAATCTTTGGATGGCTCTAGGATATATTAAACCATCGTATCCAACTAAGTCGTTAGTGGATGTTGGTCATGAgtattttatggatttacttTGTAGATCATTCTTTCAAGAAATACAAGGAGATATTCTGGACAAAAGATGTCAAATGCATGACCTCATGCATGACCTTGCAACACAAGTAGGAGGAACAGAGTATGTCCTTTGGCAGCCAAATAAGAAAAGTAATTTTGAGAATGATACTCGCCATGtatcatttaattttcatttagattCGTTACAACGAATTCCAACTACAGTTTCTAAAGAAAATAGGATCCGAACTATTCTTTTGCTTGGTCAATCATCAAGTATAGTTGAAGGAAGACGAGGACAGTCAATTTGTGATGTAGTTGTGTCAAACTTTAAGTTTGTCAGATTCTTGGATCTTCATAATTTGGGGATTAGGATAGTGCCAACTTGTATTGGTAAGTTGAAACATCTAAGGTACCTTGATCTTTCTAAAAATAAAGATGTCAAGGCATTGCCCGATTCTATTACAATGTTGTGTAATTTGCAAACGTTGAAATTGTCTTATTGCAAGGGACTCCAAAAGTTACCCAAAGACATCAAGCGACTAGTCAACCTTGTAAATCTTAGTCTTGAAGATTGTATCGGTATGACTCATATGCCACATGGGCTATCACAGTTGACTAATCTCCAAACATTATCACAATTTGTATTGAAGGATGCCACAAGTACTTCTGTACGTAGGCATAATGGTGAGGTTGGTGAGCTAAAGGACTTGATGGGATTAAATAACCTTAGAGGAGAGTTGGCTATTTATAATTTGGGAAATGGAGAAGATACTAGGACTGCAAATTTGAGGGAAAAACAACATCTTATTTCTTTGCTTTTATGTTGGAGGAGTGTTGATAGTTCAAATCTGAAGGATGTTGAATATGAAGCAACACTAGAAGGCCTCCAACCACACCCAGATTTGAAATTATTGGTTTTACAATATTATGAGGGTGAGAAGTTTTCAAGTTGGTTTCAATCGCTTACAAAACTTGAATACTTCATTGTAGAATACTGTATGAAATGCCAATATTTGCCATCGTTAAATCAATTCCTTTCTCTCAAGCTGTTACACCTCAGAAATGTGCTTGGTCTAGAATATATTTCAAACAACTCATTTACGTTGTCATCTACAGCAGTACTACCATCCCTTGAATCATTGTTCTTTATAGGATTGCCCAACCTAAAGGGATGGTGGAAGGAGGAGCAAGTAGTAGTGGATAGTGAAGAAGCTCAAGAAGATCATGAATGTTCTTTTGGCACATCAATGAGTCACATATTACTTTCATTTCCTCGTCTTTCCGATTTCAATATCTATAATTGTCCAAAGTTTTCTCTTTTGCCACTCTCCCCGAATATCAAACTATTGAGCATCCAAAACAACACATGGAAGGCATTCCAACAGGCAGTAACGACAAAGACCCAAACAACAATAGAGGAAGCAGcctcatcatcttcttccttgTTTCATTTCTCCAATCTCAGTAAGCTTGCTCTTTTCGAAGTTGAAGATTTGCAATGTCTTCCAGAATGGTTGAAAAACATTACTTTTCTAAGGACGTTAGCTATTTCTCGATGCATTAACTTGAAGTGTTTGTCTCCCGGTATTCAACATCTTGCCTCCTCACTTCAAGAATTAACAATTGAGGGCTGCAAAGAACTGGACATGTCCCATGCTGATGATAATGTGTTAACATGCCGTCCTCTGAAAAGTAGTCTGCGCTCACTTGTCTTAACAGATTTGCCTCAAATGAGGACTCTCCCTAAGGGACTTCAATATGTTACTAACTTGCAAGAGCTTGAAGTTGGATACTGTCAAAATTTGATTGAAATTTCAGAGTGGATAAGCAACCTCAACTCCCTAAAGATGCTGAAAATTATTAAATGTCCAAAGTTAACATCATTACCAGAAGGAGTTCAGCGGCTCACCTCTTTACACAAACTAGAGATTGAAGATTGTCCCATCTTATACAAAAGATGTCAGAGAGAAATAGGCCAAGACTGGCCTAAGGTGGCTCACATCACAGAGTTGATCTTGAAATCAAATTTACAAGATAAATCTGAATCGTCCTCTACTTTTCCAAGTAAACAAGCTCATAACCTTTTTCCAATTTTCAcaatcttattatttatttttcttatgtgaCATCTAGAAGAAAATTTCTTAGCTTTTTGACTTTGCATCTAAACAGGTTGTAATTGGAAAGTATTTAACAAGTCCTGGATATCACAGTTTTGCAACAAAGGATTGTCATAATGGTAACTATCctgtcttttctttctttttcttgtccttatatatatatatatatatatatattgtgtgtgtgtgtgtgtgagcaTTGCAAGAATCTATCATTATCTATCAAACTTTCATTTCCAGTTTTTGTTATCTTATTTTCAGGAtccatatttcataaatatttgaagattCAAGCATGAAATCTTTGTAGTTGTACGATTTTGCAACATTCATCCATTAATTAATAggtaattttaaacaatttccaTTACTGcttttacaattaaattttcataatgttAAATGTGATTTGCTCTTCATGATTTCTTATTAAACCAGATCGACCATGAGGTATTGCAGTTTGTTGTCACAATGATAACCACATGAATAAGGAGTGAAATTTGACAGTGGCCCAAGCAGAATAAGTTTATTCCCACCAGCAATAAAGATTGGCCTAGTTATTAAGATAGAGTTGTATTTAGTCGAGGTACAATGGCAGGGGAGATGAAATGAAAATCAGAGTTTTCTACTTTTTCCAGGTACATGAAATGTGTCAAATTGTCAATCTCTTAATTTCTTGCTTCTTCATATGCAATTCcccattttttttcatttttttattttttatttttcattaccaTCATGATCTTCTTTTGaatgatttcaaaatattaaagaaatgtccattttaattttttgtttctttgagtCTGTAACGAACCATGGATTTCGATCGACATGCTAGGAAAATGTTTCCCTGATGAAGTTATTTAACAACTCAAACATTACACTGGTCAAAAGCGGTATGTTTATCCAATATCCTGAAATTTTGTAAATGTAAAAATGTTCCTCTCAAATTCGCTGCTGTACTAATTTCACCTATCCAAATTCACTGCATGTAACCTGTTTGAGAAAGTGAGGATCATCCGAAGATTCATAGACAGACATTGATGGAGACGGAAAGGCTTTTATGATCATGAACATCCTCCCGCTGCTAACTTGTCTATGAATTTATGAAATAATATCCATATTCCACCACTTCTTTTGGTGGAAGACTAGTTTGGTTTTTCtattccatatatatttttaaaggtaaGACTACAATATTCACATATCCTAGAGTTTGAAGTTAATCTGTTCGTCTTCTCATATCAAgtaaagtttcattttttaattgcaGCAGAGTAGATGGAGGTGCACTAGCTGGTGTGACCTTTTCAAGGAATTCAATACATTACACTGCAACTCCATCTGCAGGTAAAGCAACCATCCTTCTCTTTGCTGAATATTTTATCCTATATGCATATAGAAGCATAACTCGGTTGTACAGCCAAAttgcttttgaaaattatataaatgctcAGGCCAATCCATGTAAGCATCATTCATGAACAGTCTGTAGGTTTTACTGTCTCTGTCTAGGATTTTCTCCTTTGATTACTGTGTGTATTATGGTCAGATTCCCGAACCTCTGCCATTGATTTTTCTAACCATTTTTTACTTCCTCTATACAATCTCTTTGTTAAACAAGGGGAAGCTAAGGTGAAACAAACAATATTGTTTACAAATCTCTGAAGCAGTCCTTGTGTGAGAGGCAAATGGAGCCCAAGCTAGAAATTCTTGCATGGATAGAACTTAAAAGCAGCTTTCAAGAGTCAAGGGAAATAGTAGTGGGGTCGTACTCAAGGTTGATTGAAGATTAGCAAATGGAATGGtagaataaaaaggagaaaaagaaaaaaaaaaaaaaaaaaaaaggaactgcTGCAATTCAGTTTTGGAAGATGCATCAAGTGAAAATTGCTTGAAGCACTCAAAGGGTAAGGTTACTTGGGATACTTGTAAAAGTAAGGCAGCGTTGAGAAGTTTgaacattattattttcttcttgtattttctaaatttgttttatttttggaaatggAAACTTTAAATGTGGGGATTTTATAGCCACTAAATCACCACTTGGGAAAATCTAACAAATAAGAGTATTATACCAATTCACTTTGGTAAAATGCTGCTGTTTCTGGATGACAATTCCATCTTGTATTTGAAAGAGAAGTTGATTCCTAGCTTTGGTGAAAAGCACTTCtacttattcatttatttctgGCATGAATCTTTAACCATGTTTCTTATAAATGTAACCTCAAGAGTCACTTTGAGAACTTTATGGCTCTCTGATGCCACAAATTGATTTCTGTCATTAGAATTTGCATTTAGCTGCACGTACTTCCCTGAATATTTTCTAACCAAGTCGCTTCTATAGGTTGTGCAAAAGGCttacataatatttatatatgcaaaatatacagTTTATATATGCTGCTGACctacatatatagtttttctcTCAGAAATGAAGTTTcgtatatctatctatatatacatgaacATATGTAATTTATATGATGTAGTGATGTTGTATGTGTATAGGAATAGGGGTAGAATGCTGTAGAGTATACCTTGGTGAAGAAATAAGACTACAATTGCCATGGATGATGGATGGATTACTCTTTCTAGTTGTCTACTCATTTTACTTTTGCAGAGTAGATGGAGGACTACTACTACTAGTGTGCTCTCTCAAGATTACAAATATGAATAATGGGATCTGGTTCTTCATAAAaagtgtatatttttttattcaattttaaagtttatattcAAATGCTAGTTCTTAGTTCTTAGAGCTTCTTATTGTTGTTTTAAGGGGTTAAACTCAGTTATGTTACCTGCCTTCTGACTATCTAactctattattttctttttttctctgtcTTGTTCTTTTAATGAACTTTACAAtaacttaccaaaaattttcttatcattcatctgtttttctcttttttacttTACAGTATTAATGAACAATGCCCCGAGATGCTCATATTTGACTGATATGTCCATAATAAGAAGACaataattcatttaaaaaatgaaaattcagaATATTATAACAATGAGTCGAATTTGTACAAATTTACAAGGTTATTACCATTAAATTTGTGACTACCACATGCTAAGGCAATAAgatattccaaaaaataaaaaataaaaaaatagttacatGGAATGTTATTCTATACCACtgtaaaaaaaaccaaaactccATGCTTCCAATTTCTAAAGGTTGTATTTGCATTCCATTTGAACTTTCAATACGTAGAATGTGTACAAAGAATGGCCCCTTTTAATGTTCAGTTATTGAGGCCCAAAACATGATGGGCCACATTGGGAGCTGAACTTTCCACCCCAAAAAGAACCTGCACCAGCCCAAAATCCTTTACTAGGTCCAGTTCGTAACCTCACTCAGCTCCGATATCTCTCTTGgtcttgttttctttcttctcctgCACCTTTCAGACACGTATATAAAAAATCACGAAGTGGTTGTAGAAGGCTCATCAATGGAAAGGATTATGGGGATTGGAACCTTAATAATatagtttttcctttgtttgaaaaataaagaaataaaagcatATCCATGACGGTACACAAACCTAAAGCTCCTCTACTTGTTCAGTTATCCTATTTCGCCCCAACCAATTTTACATATCTTATAGCCCCTGTTacttaaaaaaatccaatataatgAATAGAAATTACATgtactaataaaaaaacaaaacaaaaaaaaggatgcaaaaaaaaaattaaaatgaaattgaaaaataaaataaataaagagaaatatgGAATTACAAAAAGGCTCTTAGTGTGGATTCGTGCATATTAGTTTATAAATTCTTGAGCCTAATAAGTAAGTTATCTGATGTTCTGAACAATACTAAGGAATCAATACTAGCCAAGaaatgagaagaaaaatttATCTACTGGAACTTGAATCAAATGTTATATGATGGTGGAGTTTGAAtgattgaatttgaaaaaaaaaaaaaaaaaaaaaactgatttgaTATATCCaacttctatttattttattatttttaatgatctGGGTTTGGTAATTTGGATCCGAATTTCAAGATTAATTCTGCCTTCTTCAGTAGGCgacaaagaaaagataaaagtgGATAGTATATGCTTTGGCCAATGCTTGGGTACGGAAGAAAATTGATATTCGTTTGTTAAAAGCAATATTTAAACAACTCTTATTACATAGAATATCGGCCATCATGCGAGACGAATCTGTAGaggggagagaaaaaaaaagaaaagaattaatattttattttagaatatatatgtatatatatatatatatatcaaattacaTGGACGATCGTGAGGAATTTCATCTTTTCCTACTTCCCAAGTCCCATCCAACAGGTCCATGGCACAATAAACcttgtttaaataaattaaaatatcaatcttAACCGTTgcatttatgtattttatattgatataGGCGTTGCATTAAACTGAACAATAAAACAATGGTAGATTTATATCCTTTTTTGTAATTCGGCAAACACAGTGCAGCAAATGTAACCAAATGGATTAATCATTCAAATATACAGAGAATAGCGATTTAGcgacgcaaaaaaaaaaagtaaaacgaaATATACAGAGACGCATTTATACCACGTCGCTTAATGCTCTGTCGCTAAAATTATTAGATAAACAGCGACGTATGAGAAAAGGTCGCTAAAAATGGAGAAACAGCGACGCTGTAAAACATATGTC
Protein-coding regions in this window:
- the LOC132800638 gene encoding putative disease resistance protein RGA1, encoding MAEPILSIIAEGIIGWLSSKAVEEVGLLWGVNNELAGLQETIMTIKAVLLDTEEKQAHNHQVRTWLGRLEAVVSDVDDLKDEFSYEAHWQKAMADGEVMKKVCTFFSASNQVVFRHKLGHKIKAIKERLIAIRDDKPFHLEEKVVTIEREPTHSYVPENEVIGRDKDRMEILKILLDSNVDENVSVISIVGSGGLGKTTLTQLVYNDDKVKRHFDLRMWVYVSNDFNVKSLVEKIIKAATNRGLENLEIDQLQKLLQKEISGKRYLLVLDDVWIENHEPWKNLKNLLANCASGSKIIITTRNIKVAESTSKMKPYILGRFDKDESWSLFKKVAFKHGQEPNDSTIVEIGKKIVEHCGGNPLAIKTIGRMFYFKNPEKEWSPFLELEFSKLPQKEHDILPTLKLSYHNLPLHLKHCFAICKLFPKGHEFSVEILTNLWMALGYIKPSYPTKSLVDVGHEYFMDLLCRSFFQEIQGDILDKRCQMHDLMHDLATQVGGTEYVLWQPNKKSNFENDTRHVSFNFHLDSLQRIPTTVSKENRIRTILLLGQSSSIVEGRRGQSICDVVVSNFKFVRFLDLHNLGIRIVPTCIGKLKHLRYLDLSKNKDVKALPDSITMLCNLQTLKLSYCKGLQKLPKDIKRLVNLVNLSLEDCIGMTHMPHGLSQLTNLQTLSQFVLKDATSTSVRRHNGEVGELKDLMGLNNLRGELAIYNLGNGEDTRTANLREKQHLISLLLCWRSVDSSNLKDVEYEATLEGLQPHPDLKLLVLQYYEGEKFSSWFQSLTKLEYFIVEYCMKCQYLPSLNQFLSLKLLHLRNVLGLEYISNNSFTLSSTAVLPSLESLFFIGLPNLKGWWKEEQVVVDSEEAQEDHECSFGTSMSHILLSFPRLSDFNIYNCPKFSLLPLSPNIKLLSIQNNTWKAFQQAVTTKTQTTIEEAASSSSSLFHFSNLSKLALFEVEDLQCLPEWLKNITFLRTLAISRCINLKCLSPGIQHLASSLQELTIEGCKELDMSHADDNVLTCRPLKSSLRSLVLTDLPQMRTLPKGLQYVTNLQELEVGYCQNLIEISEWISNLNSLKMLKIIKCPKLTSLPEGVQRLTSLHKLEIEDCPILYKRCQREIGQDWPKVAHITELILKSNLQDKSESSSTFPSCNWKVFNKSWISQFCNKGLS